Within Salmo trutta chromosome 30, fSalTru1.1, whole genome shotgun sequence, the genomic segment CCAAAAAGACCAACTTTTGTAGCAAGCACAACCAAAAAAGACCCATTCTACCTCTGAAAATGACCACAAAGATCTTGGACAAGAAGCGACATGACCCAATAACCATGTTGTGATGAGGGAGTGAGGCAACACAGAGACAAGGTTAAGGTTGACTTGTGCTAATTCTTTTTCTCTCCTAATAGCTGTTTGTTTCCATTAAGTAAATTATTTAGAAAAACAGATCATTCTTAGGTACCCTCTGAATGAATGTCCCCTTGCGGAAGTTGTAAACTTTCGAGTATAGGTCCCACAATGGTCAATACCAAACAgctgttgaaaatgaaatattatTCAAGTCAATGTATTCACTTGGTTTCTTTTAAATGGGCCACCtaactttgagaaaaaaatgaGAATGCCTGTTTTTTTGCGGTGGAGGTTGAATCCCATGGACGCTCCAGACGTATTGAATGACACTAGACAAAGGAAGAGAGGATGCTGgaggggaggacagacagacaggtattaaTGCTAGTCAAGGTTGGGCTCAATTAATTTCCACTCGGTCAATTCAGGGAACAAAGAGGAAATTAAATTCATGAATTGATAAAACAATTCTCAGTGAAGATAATGGACCATCCATCAATGTACATCAATGTACATTCCATTCCTGAATTGAATTCAGTTGAAATGATCCCAACCCTGACACAACATTTAGGATTTTCTTCATGAGTCCTTTTTCTAAACCAAGACATTCAGCTAGTGATCAGATTAATTTGAGTGTGATTCTTCATAAAGCCATGAGAAACATAGGACAGGAgtaaaaacatagaaacagaaacatAGGACAAGGAAAACAGATATTGTGGTAATAAACATATAGGTCAGACTCCTAATTTGGGAAGTGTGTTTGGAGTGTTGTACACGTAtggatctcaagttaggattcagcCCATAGAGAGCTACCTATGATCACTGAACTGACAACCACAGCGTCCGGAAAGTAAAGAACATTAAGGGGAAATGATAAGTACCTATAAAGCTGAAGAGCAAAATAATAAGTAAATGACATTGCTTGGATCAACGCAAATTCCTTCTATAGTTAGAGTTAGAAGTTAGAGTTCCTACATTCAGATGTCTACTAATCTTCCTTATAGACAAAGAAATCTGAAGCTGTTTATAAATGAGAAACATAAATAAAGAAGTCCTCAATAGAAATGATGACGCAAAATGCACAACACTTGAGGGACTGTTTTTTTTATGTGGGTTGGTTGGCTGAATGCATGGATATTGCATTATACCAATTACACCACATACATCCAAATTAACCTCCTTCAAAGTTGGCAGATCAAAGGAAAGAAAAACAGCCAGATCACACCTTTTACACATCGAAATACAATCTAGTCTGATGTGTAATCCTGTCTCTTGCATGGTTTACACCTTGCGCTAACATGTGGGTTTTGTGATCTGATCAATAGGATCACTATCTGATCAATGTTTGTCGTGTCTATACATGGTGTAAAAATGTGTCTCTTATCCGTCAACTGTGTCGACAATTTGACCAGATTTCCTGGTGCCTTCCTGTATGCTAATTATTTGACAGACATTCTTTCACAATAATATgaattaatttattttttaagatGATTACTGATGCTATAAGTCAATGGTGCTAGCGGTCAATGATTTTAGTGGCCGatataatgatgatttaaatgaTTTGACCATCCAGATCTGTTTACACTTGATTGATATCCAGATACAATGGGTCCTTGACTACCACCGGAGGTGCTCAGGAAGATCTAATCACAATCAAATCACAATTAGTCTTTTAATCATCTACACctgacaaaaaaacacacaaaaaagtaGGCCTATGTTAGGAAATAGAAAGGAAATAAAAATGTCTTCCTTCATGAGATGCAGAACCTACaacgagagagaacgaaagaAACCAAGTAAAATGAGGGTAGTTATTTGTACAAAGCAACACTGCAGATACTTATTTGGCAGTCTGATCGAACCTAGGGACAGAGAAATTGTTTTATTGGTAAGGTGACCAAAAACGGATATCTTAGAAATGTCACTGTTGCAGGTTATACTCGAAGGATTACAACTTTCCAGAAGCGCACACACTGGAAAATACATGTAACTATTTTTCTTTTGTGTGTCCCTTTTTACCTTGGTTTGTCATCTCAGAAATTGGCATGGCTGCGTCACTGTAATGCTCTGAATAAAATGTCGATCTCATTGAAAATAAGGAGCATACAGACAGTCTTCTCTGGGCAGTTTGAAACACAATTGACCACAGACTGTGTCAAGCCAAACAAAGCAGCAAGATAAAGAAATAGATTACGGCCAGGATTAAATCAGATTAAGGGTAACCCGTGTTAGCCGACAAACGCATGGCTCTTGTTCAGGCGGTGTTGGAGGTATGACTGGGGTATGAGCTGTTCAGGCGGTGTTGGAGGTATGACTGGGGTATGAGCTGTTCAGGCGGTGTTAGAGGTATGACTGGGGTATGAGCTGTTCAGGCGGTGTTGGAGGTATGACTGGGGTATGAGCTGTTCAGGCGGTGTTGGAGGTATGACTGGGGTATGAGCTGTTCAGGCGGTGTTGGAGGTATGACTGGGGTATGAGCTGTTCAGGCGGTGTTGGAGGTATGACTGGGGTATGAGCTGTTCAGGCGGTGTTGGAGGTATGACTGGGGTATGAGCTGTTCAGGCGGTGTTGGAGGTATGACTGGGTATGAGCTGTTCAGGCGGTGTTGGAGGTATGACTGGGGTATGAGCTGTTCAGGCGGTGTTGGAGGTATGACTGGGGTATGAGCTGTTCAGGCGGTGTTGGAGGTATGACTGGGGTATGAGCTGTTCAGGCGGTGTTGGAGGTATGACTGGGGTATGAGCTGTCAAATTAGTGAGCTGCTGCTCTTGTGGTCATTGTCACAAACCACCCCTTCTTTCCCTACCGCATTAGTAGTTCAAAACGGTGATTTAATGTGTAGACTATATCAATGATAAAAAGAATGACACTCAAATGTAAAATCATTCAACGAAATTCATAGCCTACGTTCTCCTTATTTGTGCATTAGAAAAGCAGAAATTAGAAAACATTCAGGACTATAAAATGTtcacacataaaaaaaatatataacaaaaaACAAGCATATTCTTTATGTGTTCATTAAACACTGCTGGCCAGCTAATGATCATGTTTGAAGAAGTGAAGTAGTCTATACTGAATTATGAAGACAAACGAGTATGCAGCCTGACTCTCGAACAAGAGTCATGCGGTTGTCGGCTAGCATGGTTCTGATTGAATCCTGGACTAAGATCATGAGGTAGTAGTGAAAAGGATGTAAAGAAATATTAAATTAACAACtgatacaacaacaaaaagtcaaaTGAAAAGGTCAGTGGGTCAGGCGCCTCAGTTTTGGCTCCCCCACTCcccaacacacaaacacgcacatagacaaacacacgtATCTTTGATGCTTAATTGCATTTCTGGGCAGGCAAAGGTGCATTTCAACATGCTCATTTTGATGATGGTGAGTGGACTGTTTTTTGTTGTGTGCCGTTAATGGATGGCAGAAACTCACTCCCAGGCGCACCAGTTGCATTGGCAGTGGAGAGAACTACGTGAGTGGGAGTAGAAATATTGGTTACGTCATGGAGTTGGCTGAGAACTGAGGAGCGACGTCGCGCAGCACCCTGAAAGGAACCACTTCTCTTGAAGGTACTCACTACCTCCATCtgttggagaagagagagaggatattaaaGAGAGGACATGACAGTCGTGCAGTAACTCATGTCAGTTGGTAGGGGGCCCTGTGATGCATATTGGAGGGAACCAGCACGCAGAATGAATCACGTTTAAAGGGATGGTATAGTAGAACTTGTAGTTTTGTGGAGGTCAAGTTCCACTATGGAGGCATCAAAGCATGTATTAGATACAAAAAGGCATTTTAATAGACAATCGTAATCCAATTTTGACCTCTGTTTTTAATCAATGATGTTGCCCTCAAAATATGGACTGGTAATTGTTTTCTGTCTCATCTAGATGTTGGtgtgtgcttctttcacatgcattgcttgctgtttggggttttaggctgggtttctgtacagcactttgagatatcagctgatgtacgaagggctatataaatacatttgatttgatttgatttgtacaaGAAAGACAACAATTACAACTGTTATGAAATATTTTACATACTTGTTTTTAGGATTGATTAACAATGAACAAAGGATACATCAAAAAATAATGACAGAATCTGTAATAATAGCAATGACATGAGGAAGAAGGAGAAAAAGTATTATAGTGAGAAATCTGAACATGCAATGGAATCAAAATTACTCTTATAGGTTACAACAATATAAATAATGATGTTTGTCCTATcgataaatacagtgccttcagtaagtattcacaccccttgaaactttgtaacacaacacattttgttgtgttacaaagtgggattaaaatagatttaattgtaatgctttgtcatcaatctacacaaaatactctgtaatgttaaaagtggaagaaaaatgtgaacatttatacaaaataaaacattgagtcaatacatgttagaaacaactttggcagcgattgcagctgtgagtctttttgggtaagtcttcAAGAGCATTGCACACCGGGATTGAACAATATTTGCCCGTTATTCTTTTCCAAATTCTTCAAGCTGTCTTAAGTTGGCtgttgataattgctagacaaacattttcaagtcttgccatagattttcaagccgatttaagtcaaaactgtaacttggccactcaggaacattcaatgccgTCTTGGTTAGCAAGTCTCTTGgttagatttggccttgtgatttaggttattgtcctgctgaaaggtgaatttgtctcccagtgtccattggaaagcagactgaaccaggttttcctataggattttgcctgtgcttaggtgtattctatttttgttttcagGACAACAAGTTTATTTCTTGGCCACATTTACTTaagtgtcttgttgcaaacaggatgcatgttttgtaatatttttgattctgtacaggcttccttcttttccctctgtcaattaggttagtattgtggcgtaactacaatgttgttgatccatcctcagttctcatatcacaaccattaaactctgtaaccgtTTTTAAATCACCACTGGCCttatggtgaaattcctgagcggtttccttcctctccggcaactggaAAGAaggttaggaaggatgcctgtatctttgtagtgactgggtgcccttctttgcaaggcattggaaacctccctagtctttgtggttgaatctgtgttttaaaaaTCATTActtgattgagggaccttacagataattgtacagtatgtgtggattACAGAGCTGGGGGTAGTCATAAAAAAggatgttaaccactattattgaacataATAATATTgaacagtccatgcaacttatgtgatttgttaagcacaatTTTACTgttgaatttatttaggcttccataacaaaggggttgaatacttattgactcaaaatatttcagcttttcattttttattaatacaaaaaaatatataaaaccaaaattccactttgacattatggggtattgtgtgtagggaaGACACAcaaaattcaagctgtaacacaaaaataatgtggaaaaagtaaaggggtgtgaatattttctgaaggtactgtataggAAAACGTCTTTGGTATCTGACAGAATGATCCAAACCCATTGTATTTTAAATAAGATTGcataaaatataacttttttgaatgAGAATATTATGTGCATGTTTTACGCTGTTCATATCACTGTGTTCATATCATATAAAAAAACAAGGAATTAATTGTGGTGAAATGAATTAAGGCATCAAAAGGTGAATAAAGAGAGACACAAATCAACAGAGATGAGTCGAGCAAGCAAACAGGCCTCCTCTTCataggacagtacagtacatactacAGCCCTTGTTGGAGAAAGACAAGGGACAGGGAATTGTGGAGCCCAATGCACTGTACCTGAGTTTGAATGCGATTGAGGCCCCTGAACCAGAGGATCTGCCCTCGACGCAGCTCCCTCTCGGCATGGTCAATCTCTTGCTCATCATCTGCCATGTCGTCATCAATCATCTCCTCCTTACCGAGCGCATGACCCGCCTCCTTCAGACAGGGCAGGCGGCTGGTGGGTACCGTGGTGATGAGCTGTTTGGGTCAGGGTCAGTGTTAGTTGACAAGGACAAGAACACAACTTGTAAAACAAAGGGTTTCGGTCTGCTGggtcttacatgctgaccagacgtctgcatgcgccatcgtgcgcatgttgattttgtccaccagacacaatcaggacacgcaggttgaaatatcaaaacaaactctgaaccaactatattagtTTGGAGACatgttgaaaagcattaaacatttatggcaatttagctagctagctagcttgcgtttgatagctaatttgtcctgggatataaacattgggttgttattttacctgaaatgcacaaggtcctctactccgacaattaatctatagataaaagggtaaaccaagTTAATTTCTAggaatctctcctccttcaggcttcttcttcttctgcgtctggtgtgggtggacaaaaacAACTgcagtctggtcagcatgttaggcagTCCTTCTTGTGTAAAAGCCAACTATGACTAGGTTATGGATATGTGGGTTTGTCTATGTCAAAGACCTTAATTGGTTCTTGACACAAAACCACTTTAGAACCACAGTTTGGGTAACACATTTACACATTAACTCCAGCATAAGTACCTGTCCCCACAGCAGCTCTCCTACTCCCACGAGCagacaccacagccactgctccACATTGAGTGGTGTGCAGCTGAAAGGTTTCCCCCCAAACTGCACAATCACAAACTGTACAGAACAAGACACAGGACGAGAGAGATTTGATCACAAAAAGTGGTTGCCATTGGTTAGCACAACATATCCTGTGAGACAATAATTaagtagtatttttttttttttttgtcattttagcagacactcttatccagagtgacttacagtagtgaatgcatacatttcataattttttttttttttctgtgctggccccccgtgggaatcaaacccacaaccctggtgttgcaaacaccatgctctaccaactgagctagtAATGATTATTATGTACAGTGTATGACATGGTTGAATAACATTACTAGTATTGCTATAATGTAAAGcaaggatgggcaactggcggcttGTGGGCCGCATGCTCCCCTTTTGAAAGCCCTCGGAACTCATGCAGGGTCTGAATTTACTGTTGTGAGTTAGAATAGCAGAGGGGTATGGATATGGGTACGTAGACCTGTGAGCAACTacagcccctcatgatgagttcagattttttgtggccctcACCCCCATCAATGTTGCCTATCCCTGAACGTATAAGAAGGAAACGCTTATGGTCCTCTTACCTGCATTAAAAAAGTCCCCAGCACAATACTGCAGAAAATAGGGTTGTGGAATATGCCATCAAAAACGTTCCTTTCACCGTGGATCTTGCGGGCATTGATCTCGTTGAACAGTTGCATGAGCACAAAGGTGTTGAAGATGATCGTGTAGTGCTCGGAGGGGGGAGAGTGCAGAGGGGCGTTGCGTCCACTATCAATATTGAAGATCTTTTCTCCTGAGATGGAGAGGAACACAAAAAAGATAATTAGACAATAGAGTCACATGTAGTTAAAGATATACTTCCTACTTCCAAGCAAAGGTATACTAAATGATCATGTAAAACGCTACGAGCTAAATAGAGCACTACAGTTCCATGACTGCTTTTCCTCAACCTTTTGTCTCTCACAATTGCCTTTACCTACCTCTACCCTCCCTTCCTCATCCCTCACCTCCAGCCTCTGTCCCGCCTCCCATCTACAGTCTCAgtccctcctcccatctccagcctccgtccctcctcccatctccagtctccgtccctcctcccatctccagtctccgtctctcctcccatctccagcctccgtccctcctcccatctccagcctctgtccctcctcccatctccagtctccgtccctcctcccatctccagtctccgtccctcctcccatctccagtcTCTGTCCCTGCTCCCATCTCCAGTCTCCGTCCCCCACCCCCACCTGCAGGCCCCTACCCTCCCCCCTAGTCTCCagcctcccacctcctcctcccttgtGCATACCTGCGAACAGCAGGGTGAAGATGATGGTGAGCTGGTAGATGGCATGACCCAGGATGTTCTTCATCATGGTCCTGGAGATGAGGGGGTTGTTGCGGCCGTAAGGCTTCCTCAGGAGCAGGGACTCAGTGGGCGGCTCGGTGGCTAGGGCCAGGGAGGCAAAGGTGTCCATGATCAGGTTCACCCATAACATCTGGACAGCCTTCAGGGGAGAGtcctggaggggggagagagagggaggggatatggagaaggagaggtaaggagagagggaggaagagggagagaacgaggcagagagagggagataacaaggagagaggcagagaggcaaagagagagaaagagaggtagggagagatcaTTTTGCTTTAAAGCTTGTTTGGAATGTCCGTAGACCGttacctacactaccgttcaaaagtttgtggtcaccccaaaacaccagtctcaacgtcaacagtgaagaggatgctggccttctaggcagagttcctctgtccaggtaaagagagacaaagagaggtagggagagatcaTTTTGCTTTAAAGCATGTTTGGAATGTccgtctgtgttcttttgcccatcttaatcttttatttttatttatttatgagatatgtctttttctttgcaactctgcctagaaggccaggatcctggagtcgcctcttcactgttgacgttgagcctggtgttttgcgggtgctatttattgaagctgccagttgaggacttgtgaggcatctgtttctcaaattagacactctaatgtccttgtcctcttgctcagttgtgcaccggggcctcccactcctctttctattctagttagagccagtttgcgctgttctttgaaagaagtagtacacagcgttgtatttctcgcatggaatagccttcatttctcagaacaagaatagactgacgagtttcagaagaaaggtctttgtttctgtccattttgagcctgtaatcaaacccacaaatgctgatgctcccagatactcaactagtctaaagaaggccagttgtattgcttatttaatcagaacaacagttttcagctgtgctaacataattgcaaaacggttttctaatgatcaattagccttttaaaatgataaacttggattagctaacacaacgtgccattggaacacaggagtgatggttgctgataatgggcctctgtacgcctatgtagatattccataaaagatcagccgtttccagctacaatagtcatttacaacattaacaatgtcaacactgtatttctgatcaatttgatgttattttaagggacaaaaaatttgcttttctttcaaaaacaaggaaatgtataagtgaccccaaacttttgaacagtagtgtacatctTTGACCATTTCCTACTGAGTTACTTACAGTAAGTGGTCCATTTGGAATTTACACAACAGTgaagtgtagtgtggtgtggagTGCGAGAGTGGGAGATGGAGTGAGTACCTGTGTGATACAGGCGCCGGTGAAGGCCACAATGACAGCCACCACGTTGACAGTGAGCTGGAACTGGAGGAACTTGGAGATGCTGTCATAGACGTTGCGGCCCCACATGACCGCCTTCACAATGCTAGAGAAGTTGTCATCAGTCAGGATGATGTCAGAGGCTTCCTTGGCTACGTCAGTACCAGCGATGCCCTACACAGAGCCACAAAAAAGAGCCACTTTAAATGTACACTGCTTTGAAAAGTATCCACAGGTCTCACATTAAAAAAACAATACATGTCAGTAATTCCTATTTATGTGCATGATAGTTACATAGTAGTAATGTACTGTAAGTACTAATGTAACAATACTAAAGTACATACCATGCCTATGTAACTATAATTTGTGATATGTAGCGTTAAGTATGGGATTTAATATCTCCCCAAATGTACTAAAATTACTAAAGATgtgtgtcatcatcatcatcatcatcatcatcataatcatcatttaGATGACTCACCATGGCAAAGCCAACATCGGCCTTCTTTAGGGCAGGTCCGTCGTTTGTTCCGTCCCCTGTCACTGCCACTACCTGCCGCTGCTCCAGTACGGTGCTGTCTATGATGCCTGCAGGAAGAGAAAGTTATCATTGGAAATTATACAGCTGCATGGTTTACCATCTGTTTACAAAAATAGTACTGTAGCTTTGAGTGGAGTATCTCTGACCCACCTTTGACCAGTGTATGTTTGTCTGTAGGTGAGGACCTAGCCAGAACTCTTAGTTTGGGCCAAACCTTGTCAATGCGCTCCTGCTCAACCTGTAAGAAATAAAGCCTGTATTATAGGGGTATCCACAGAAACTGTTGAGTCTTGTAACACTGAGTTAATGAAGCTAATGAATTGAGTCAGGGCACTTGCATTTTTTGTCAGTAAAAGAGTATCAAACAATACATGAATGATGAATTCTACCTCTCCTTTCTCATTTCTGATTCGTCGGTTGAATTCCTTCCCGTCTATACACAGGAAGTCATCCCCAGGCTGGATGATGCCACACTTGGCAGCGATGGCTCGCGCTGTGTTGATGTTGTCACCTGTCACCATACGCACGGTGATACCGGCCCGCTGGCATTTCTTGATAGCATCTGGGACCTGGTTAAAAAAGACACCAGAGTTTTGCTAAAGCCTTGGCACACCCTCTTACTAGCTGatgtacattacatttacatttaagtcatttagcagacgctcttatccagagcgacttacaaattgagcGACTTACAAACATGATACTACAGAGCAATTATTGAATATTTACTAAACCTACAACTATAACAAAACCTATCATTTGGAAACCCAGAATTAAAATCTTGCAACATTGTGATTTGTCAAAATGATCAGTGACAAAAAATCAAGGCACTGGAACAAAGTTCCTTGTTAGTTGTCACATCCCACAGTCTGTTGACAGACGCTACGGTGCCATTTATGTTATGTGCgtctgtccatgagagattaGAATACCTATAACTATATACCTACAGTATAACAAAACCTGTTGTGTCATCCTACTGTGCCTGCCCTTCCATAAGGGCCTGCTTCTCCCCACTCTAATCCTAGGTTTttacaagttcttatttacacaTTTTTCAACAATTATCCACTTGAAATGAAGAGCAAGAAACAGGCAATTGTCATCCCTGTGGAAAAACTCCACTCCAAATCTACCTACATCTGTGAAAACAAATGCACTCCAATAGAGAATCCCTCTGCGTATGTTCTTGGTTACCTCTGGGCGGACAGGGTCCTCGATGCCCACCACTGTGATACAGATAAGGTCACTGACGATGCCAGCCTCGTCCTCCCAGTCGGGCTCAGGGCTGGCCGGCAGGTCCTTGTAGGCCACGCAGATGGTGCGCAGGCCGTCGCAGGCCATGGGCTCGATCACCTTCTTCACCATCTCGTCCCTGTCCCGTGGGCGGAAACCCCGTGGGTCGCCACCACCAGCCATGATAGAGGAGCAtctgacagacagagagtcaggacacagaTGCTCTGTATGTTAGGGCACAATATTAATGTTTGTCATTTTGTTTTGATCATCAATTCTCAATCAAGGCCCACTTTATCTTGAGGCCCCTACCACCCCTTTCTCTATCAAAGCTGTAGCCTCTATCAAATCCAACTTTGGGCTTTATTCAATCCGTATTGCGGAGGTTCCGCATTAAAGCGTGATTtaacatttaaaggcaatgttcccgcgttagaGGAGACTTCATTCAcagtaaatgctgcatatgttggctcaatcgGAATTTACCTTTACAATTCTATCAAGCTTCAGCAAtactgattgaatagagccctttaTTTGTATGCGTGATTCACAGGGAAACTACTTTTCCTACTTGTCatgaggtgaatgcaccaatttgtaagtcgctctggataagagcgtctgctaaatgacttaaatgtaaatgtaaatgtcatgacAAGGCAGGCCGTCTCCAGCCTGAGAGTCAGACTCACTTCTTGAGCAGGATCTCAGAGGCCCCCTTGCTGTAGAGGCGGAAGGATCCATCAGGCAGCTGCACCACCGTGCTCATGGACTTGCGCACAGAGTTGAAGGTGTAGACCTTGTAGAGCTTCTCCTCAGGGATCTGTTCCCTCACAGGGGCATAGTCCCTTTTCAGGTCCAGGATGAAGCCAAGTAGGGCACACTCTGTCTTGTTGCCCACCTGCTTGGGTAGGCCTCCCTCCTTATCCGGGGGCTAAGGGATAAAAGATGAAGATACCATGTTTCTGCTCAATAGGTGTGAAGGAAAAAGACAGAATAGGAGACTGAGCAAAATGCACATTTGTATGTAAATTTGTATGTAAATTCTGAATTCTATGAATGGTTTATATATATTGTGTTAACATGAACAAAATACATTTCCATCCAAATGGCCAATAAAGATGTAAATGTCTTTGCCAGTTAACCAGAAAATAACCAGAAAAGATAAAGTTGTGTCCCTTTACCATTCCGCATTGCAGACATTATCCACAATAAAAATGTGGGAGCATTCAACAATGTGcatgtca encodes:
- the LOC115168230 gene encoding plasma membrane calcium-transporting ATPase 3 isoform X5 — translated: MGDLANSSVEFKPKKRGSGGGTEVNHAGDFGATLEDLRDLMELRGAEAIQKIQENYTDTEGLCQRLKTSPADGLSDNPSDLEKRGQVFGQNFIPPKKAKSFLELVWEALQDVTLIILEIAAIISLALSFYQPPGEESEACGNVASGAEDEGEAEAGWIEGAAILLSVVCVVLVTAFNDWSKEKQFRGLQSRIEQEQRFAVVRNGTVIQIPVAEMVVGDVAQIKYGDLLPADGILIQGNDLKIDESSLTGESDHVKKSVDKDPMLLSGTHVMEGSGKMLVTAVGINSQTGIIFTLLGAGEGEGEDEKKDKKEGNNTPAVEAKQISITNGKQDGTLENNQNKAKKQDEAVAMEMQPLKSAEGGEVEAEKKKGNVPKKEKSVLQGKLTKLAVQIGKAGLVMSAITVIILVMYFVIETFVVQGREWLTECTPVYVQYFVKFFIIGVTVLVVAVPEGLPLAVTISLAYSVKKMMKDNNLVRHLDACETMGNATAICSDKTGTLTTNRMTVVQAYAGDQHFHKVPHPDQMNPKVLDTLVNAIAVNSAYTSKIMPPDKEGGLPKQVGNKTECALLGFILDLKRDYAPVREQIPEEKLYKVYTFNSVRKSMSTVVQLPDGSFRLYSKGASEILLKKCSSIMAGGGDPRGFRPRDRDEMVKKVIEPMACDGLRTICVAYKDLPASPEPDWEDEAGIVSDLICITVVGIEDPVRPEVPDAIKKCQRAGITVRMVTGDNINTARAIAAKCGIIQPGDDFLCIDGKEFNRRIRNEKGEVEQERIDKVWPKLRVLARSSPTDKHTLVKGIIDSTVLEQRQVVAVTGDGTNDGPALKKADVGFAMGIAGTDVAKEASDIILTDDNFSSIVKAVMWGRNVYDSISKFLQFQLTVNVVAVIVAFTGACITQDSPLKAVQMLWVNLIMDTFASLALATEPPTESLLLRKPYGRNNPLISRTMMKNILGHAIYQLTIIFTLLFAGEKIFNIDSGRNAPLHSPPSEHYTIIFNTFVLMQLFNEINARKIHGERNVFDGIFHNPIFCSIVLGTFLMQFVIVQFGGKPFSCTPLNVEQWLWCLLVGVGELLWGQLITTVPTSRLPCLKEAGHALGKEEMIDDDMADDEQEIDHAERELRRGQILWFRGLNRIQTQMEVVSTFKRSGSFQGAARRRSSVLSQLHDVTNISTPTHVVLSTANATGAPGNPSGESIP
- the LOC115168230 gene encoding plasma membrane calcium-transporting ATPase 3 isoform X6 translates to MGDLANSSVEFKPKKRGSGGGTEVNHAGDFGATLEDLRDLMELRGAEAIQKIQENYTDTEGLCQRLKTSPADGLSDNPSDLEKRGQVFGQNFIPPKKAKSFLELVWEALQDVTLIILEIAAIISLALSFYQPPGEESEACGNVASGAEDEGEAEAGWIEGAAILLSVVCVVLVTAFNDWSKEKQFRGLQSRIEQEQRFAVVRNGTVIQIPVAEMVVGDVAQIKYGDLLPADGILIQGNDLKIDESSLTGESDHVKKSVDKDPMLLSGTHVMEGSGKMLVTAVGINSQTGIIFTLLGAGEGEGEDEKKDKKGKQDGTLENNQNKAKKQDEAVAMEMQPLKSAEGGEVEAEKKKGNVPKKEKSVLQGKLTKLAVQIGKAGLVMSAITVIILVMYFVIETFVVQGREWLTECTPVYVQYFVKFFIIGVTVLVVAVPEGLPLAVTISLAYSVKKMMKDNNLVRHLDACETMGNATAICSDKTGTLTTNRMTVVQAYAGDQHFHKVPHPDQMNPKVLDTLVNAIAVNSAYTSKIMPPDKEGGLPKQVGNKTECALLGFILDLKRDYAPVREQIPEEKLYKVYTFNSVRKSMSTVVQLPDGSFRLYSKGASEILLKKCSSIMAGGGDPRGFRPRDRDEMVKKVIEPMACDGLRTICVAYKDLPASPEPDWEDEAGIVSDLICITVVGIEDPVRPEVPDAIKKCQRAGITVRMVTGDNINTARAIAAKCGIIQPGDDFLCIDGKEFNRRIRNEKGEVEQERIDKVWPKLRVLARSSPTDKHTLVKGIIDSTVLEQRQVVAVTGDGTNDGPALKKADVGFAMGIAGTDVAKEASDIILTDDNFSSIVKAVMWGRNVYDSISKFLQFQLTVNVVAVIVAFTGACITQDSPLKAVQMLWVNLIMDTFASLALATEPPTESLLLRKPYGRNNPLISRTMMKNILGHAIYQLTIIFTLLFAGEKIFNIDSGRNAPLHSPPSEHYTIIFNTFVLMQLFNEINARKIHGERNVFDGIFHNPIFCSIVLGTFLMQFVIVQFGGKPFSCTPLNVEQWLWCLLVGVGELLWGQLITTVPTSRLPCLKEAGHALGKEEMIDDDMADDEQEIDHAERELRRGQILWFRGLNRIQTQMEVVSTFKRSGSFQGAARRRSSVLSQLHDVTNISTPTHVVLSTANATGAPGNPSGESIP